Within the Drosophila melanogaster chromosome 3R genome, the region ATTACGTTTATTATTACTGATTTGACTGATTGATTTAACGTTCTGATTCTGGCTGTAAAATGGATGTTGAGTTAGAAGTTAGGATGTGATCGGATGTGCCTTAGGcggcctcctcctcctcctcttcacCCTTGCCGGTGAGCATCTCGATCAGGGCGGCGGTATCGATCTGGTTCTTGTCGTCGATCACCATCTGATCGTAGGCATCATCAACCTCCTTCATGGTGAACTTGTCACCGAAGTTCATGAGCATTTCGCGGAATTTGTCACCGTCGATGAGACCATCGTTATCGAATGTTTTGaaggcagcaataacaacttCGTCTTCATCGTTGGCACCGGAGGTGGCCATGCGGTTGGCGAACAGGGTCAGCAACTGGGTGAAGTTGATCGGACCCGAGGCCTCGCCCAGCATGGCGTCCAACTCCTTGTCGTTGGCGATCTTGCCGACGGAGTCGAAGGCAGCGCGCAGATCGTTCTTGCCAATAATACCGTCCTTGTCGGCATCCATGAGTTGGAAGGCCTATCGATCCCGcacagagacagagagagataGAAAGAAAGAGTGTGTTGGTGACTTGGTCCTTGACAAGTGCGATAGATGGTAGGATGACAGGATGATGGGATGGGTCTCGAGTGATCCGACATATGATGCGATATATGAGTAACGCCCAAAACTCACCTCCTTGAACTCGGCGATCTGCTTCTGGGAGAACACAGAGAAGACCGAGGAGCCAGCGCGCTTCGACTTCCTGGAGCCACGGGATCCGCCCGACGCTCTCTTCGAACCAGTGGCAGATGCGGCCGGGGCAGGAGTGGCAGCTGGTGCCGGGGTTGCTGCCTCGGATGCGGCCTCAGAAGCGGTTTCGGAAGTACCACCCTCTTCCTTGGTCTTCTTCTTCTTAACCTTCTTCTTCTCATCGGCCTGAGGAGAGAAAAGAGGGATTTATTAGTAGGGACTCGTGGCAGAAAGGGGGTATCTACTCGGTCATTAGTCGTTATAGTCCGTCTTTAGCTGTCACTTGAAAGTTCCGATTCCGGAAGTTATACTATTCGTTTTAGGGATCTTAGTAAGTTATCCGCGTTGAAGGATCTTCAATTGGAATTATATGGGTAGAAAGTTATCCCTTAATAGGGATTTAAGGGATGTAAGGTATGCTTTTCAAAAGGCCTACCCGACTAGGCCAGAAAATATGTATCTGCAGGCGAAAGTTTTCCACTCATTCTAAAAATATACCGGACGCATATTACGTAAGCTCTCCGCCGTGCGCCACTCGCTGTCTCGCTCGCTCCCCGGCACGGATATCAGATTACATTACTGACGCGTAACACTCGGATCGGATCGATCCATTTATAGAACTTTCTGCACTATTCTCACTGCGTATGTGAAGAAGGTGAATCGGGATCACCATGATTTAGAGTTATGGTTCACTTCATATTCATATCCTCGGGGTCATTCTCGAATGCAAACGATTCACTGCACTGATCGGCATTATCCTTGCTGCATATATCCAGGCACTGGGGTCCAGTTCGATTCGGTtcggttcagttcggttcagttGGATTGTAGTGATATTCCGGGACGAGTCCTTACCATGGTGCTGAACTTTGATGTGTTGTCTAATCGAGTCGAGCCGTCAGAGCACACTGAATCTCTGGCTGATTTTATCGCCAAGACAATGATGTTTTAAGAGCTCGGAGGAGCTCTTCTTCTTCCAAGCATTGGGGCCGCTCGTGGAGGTTCGGCCACCTTCGGGGATCTTCGGGCGCCATTCgctgtatccgtatctgcaATATTCGTGCTGCCTTTTTTAGTATCTGCAAGGCGAGGTCCGCCCAGGAGATCG harbors:
- the Mlc2 gene encoding myosin light chain 2; the encoded protein is MADEKKKVKKKKTKEEGGTSETASEAASEAATPAPAATPAPAASATGSKRASGGSRGSRKSKRAGSSVFSVFSQKQIAEFKEAFQLMDADKDGIIGKNDLRAAFDSVGKIANDKELDAMLGEASGPINFTQLLTLFANRMATSGANDEDEVVIAAFKTFDNDGLIDGDKFREMLMNFGDKFTMKEVDDAYDQMVIDDKNQIDTAALIEMLTGKGEEEEEEAA